Proteins from one Listeria innocua genomic window:
- the menA gene encoding 1,4-dihydroxy-2-naphthoate polyprenyltransferase produces MSISSFLKLVEIQTKIASVFPFMLGTLFVVYQYDMFKPINTLIFFGSMLIFDLTTTAINNYMDYRKATDNHDYDYRTTSNVIGQQQIPERTVIITIFLMFFIATGLGVWLVFRTDLLVLLIGFVCFCIGILYTFGPVPLSRMPLGEIFSGVTMGFGIFFLAVYVNAYDAGIANLFWQGEMVTIQFNLIEIIRIGVVSLPCIFTIANIMLANNLCDLDEDIRNHRYTLPYYIGRKMGVLLFNALYYASFLAVVVSVFIHFLHPIMLVSVLAVYPVYRNLVKFNKEQVKSKTFVIGIRNFVLINAALTILMAVSVVIQQLT; encoded by the coding sequence ATGTCAATATCATCATTCCTGAAGTTGGTTGAAATCCAGACGAAGATAGCTAGCGTATTTCCGTTTATGTTAGGGACGCTATTTGTTGTGTATCAATATGATATGTTTAAGCCTATTAATACGTTGATATTTTTTGGCTCTATGCTAATTTTTGATTTAACAACTACCGCAATTAATAATTATATGGATTACCGTAAAGCCACAGATAATCATGACTACGACTACAGGACAACAAGCAACGTTATCGGGCAACAACAAATTCCAGAACGAACAGTTATTATTACTATTTTTCTGATGTTTTTCATTGCAACTGGTTTAGGTGTTTGGCTTGTTTTCCGCACTGATTTGCTAGTGCTATTAATTGGATTTGTATGTTTCTGTATTGGTATCTTGTATACATTTGGTCCTGTGCCACTTTCGCGTATGCCGCTTGGAGAGATTTTTTCAGGGGTTACGATGGGATTCGGGATTTTCTTCTTAGCTGTTTATGTAAATGCGTACGATGCCGGAATTGCGAATTTATTTTGGCAAGGAGAAATGGTAACCATCCAGTTCAATCTAATAGAAATCATCCGGATAGGTGTGGTATCCTTACCATGTATTTTCACGATAGCGAATATTATGCTAGCCAATAATTTGTGCGATTTAGATGAAGATATTAGAAATCATCGTTATACACTTCCTTATTATATAGGTAGAAAAATGGGCGTTCTTCTTTTTAATGCACTGTACTATGCGTCGTTTTTAGCAGTGGTTGTTTCGGTGTTTATTCATTTCTTGCACCCAATCATGCTAGTGTCGGTACTGGCTGTTTATCCGGTCTATCGTAATTTGGTTAAATTTAATAAAGAGCAAGTGAAATCAAAAACATTTGTTATTGGTATACGTAATTTTGTGCTGATTAATGCGGCTTTAACAATTTTAATGGCGGTTAGCGTTGTAATTCAACA
- a CDS encoding FAD:protein FMN transferase: MKKWKIILSVIVLALVVSACGNSNNDSKKEPSDSKTLLEQPYSKTDFLMGTVVTLKIYDKGKEDVLDKGFDRIKDLAAKITTSDAEKTSEVDKINEQAGKKPVKVSKDVYYLIQEGLKYSENSGGSFDITIGPLTSLWHIGFSDARKPSQAEIDAVLPLINYKDVKMNDEEQTVYLEKEGMELDLGAIAKGFITDETLKVFKDNKVTTSIIDLGGNIYVQGKNPNGNKWNVGIQDPFSPRGSVIGKLPESDMSIVTSGIYERYLEVDGKTYHHILDPKTGYPFDNDIAGVSIVSKKSIDGDGLSTATFSKGIKGGMDYIEQFKGVDAIFISKEKKVYETSGLKGQFELTDKNFQMDTLKK, translated from the coding sequence AATGGAAAATAATACTTTCAGTTATCGTATTGGCACTTGTTGTGTCGGCATGCGGAAATTCTAATAACGATTCAAAAAAAGAACCAAGTGATTCTAAAACACTTTTGGAACAGCCTTACTCTAAAACTGATTTCCTAATGGGAACAGTAGTCACACTTAAAATCTATGACAAAGGCAAAGAAGACGTTCTAGACAAAGGTTTCGATCGCATTAAAGATTTAGCAGCTAAAATTACTACAAGCGATGCAGAAAAAACATCGGAAGTTGACAAAATAAATGAACAAGCTGGAAAAAAACCAGTAAAAGTTTCTAAAGATGTCTACTATTTAATCCAAGAAGGACTGAAATACTCGGAAAACTCTGGTGGTAGCTTTGACATTACCATTGGACCACTTACTTCTTTATGGCATATCGGTTTTTCTGATGCGCGCAAACCTTCGCAAGCAGAAATCGATGCAGTTTTACCATTAATTAATTATAAAGACGTAAAAATGAACGACGAAGAGCAAACAGTCTACTTGGAAAAAGAAGGCATGGAGCTTGATTTAGGAGCAATTGCAAAAGGGTTCATCACTGACGAAACATTAAAAGTGTTCAAAGATAACAAAGTAACTACTTCCATAATTGATTTGGGCGGAAATATTTATGTTCAAGGGAAAAATCCTAATGGCAATAAATGGAATGTTGGAATACAAGATCCGTTTTCTCCGCGTGGTAGTGTGATTGGGAAGCTTCCAGAATCTGATATGTCGATTGTAACTTCGGGCATTTATGAACGTTACCTAGAAGTGGACGGAAAAACATATCATCACATTTTAGACCCGAAAACAGGGTACCCGTTTGATAATGATATTGCTGGCGTGTCTATCGTATCTAAAAAATCTATTGATGGCGATGGCTTGTCAACAGCTACTTTCTCCAAAGGAATTAAAGGCGGAATGGATTACATTGAGCAGTTTAAAGGTGTAGACGCTATCTTTATTAGTAAAGAGAAAAAAGTATACGAAACATCCGGCCTAAAAGGGCAATTTGAATTAACAGATAAAAATTTCCAAATGGACACTTTGAAAAAATAA